The Candidatus Eisenbacteria bacterium genome includes the window TTGCATGATCTGCGCGAGGCGCTCGAGCCCCATCCCGGTGTCGACCCCGCGATTCGGAAGCGGCGTCCGGTTTCCTTCCTTGTCCTGGTTGTACTGCGGGAAGACGAGGTTCCAATACTCGATGTAGCGATCGCAATCGCATCCCGCCCGGCATGTCGGAAGGCCGCACCCGCGCCCGTCGCCGAGGTCGAGGTAGAGCTCCGAGCAGGGGCCGCACGGGCCGCTGTCGCCGGCCGGCCCCCAGAAGTTGTCGTCCGCTCCGAGCCGGACGATCCGCCGCGGATCGAGGCCGACCTTCTTCTCCCAGATCGCCGCCGCCTCGTCGTCCGCCTCGTAGACCGAGGCCCAGATCTTCTCCTCCGGCAGGCCGAGCACTTGGGTGGAAAACTCCCACGCCCAAAGAATCGCTTCTTCCTTGAAGTAATCGCCGAAGGAGAAGTTCCCGAGCATCTCGAAGAAGGTGTGGTGGCGCGTCGTGACGCCGACTCTCTCGAGATCCGAGCCGCGGAGGCAGGGCTGCACCGTCGCCGCGCGTCGGTACGGGATCGGTCCCGTCGCCGTGTAGTACGGCTTGAACTGCACCATCCCCGCGGTGGTGAAGAGGAGCGTCGGGTCGTCGTGCGGCGCAAGCGGCGACGCCGGGAGGATCGGGTGATTCCGTTCCCGGAAGAAGTCGAGAAAGACCTGCCGCAGCTCCTCACTCCTCGCGCGGCTCTTCCTTCCCATCCTTCTCCCTCTCCGCCGCGGGCCGGAGGAGCCCCGTCTTCTCCCGGAGCATCGTCTCGATGTTGTCGGCCACCTCGGGGTAGTCTTTCAGGAAGCGCTTGGCGTTCTCGCGCCCCTGACCGATCCGCTCCTCGCCGAACGAGATCCACGTCCCCGTCTTCTGCAGGACTTCGTGCTGGATCCCGAGATCGATGAGGTCCCCTTCCCGCGAGATCCCCTCGCCGTACATGATGTCGAACTCGGCCACGCGGAAGGGAGGCGCGATCTTGTTCTTCACGACCTTGACCTTCGTGCGGTTCCCCACGACTTCCTCGCCGCTCTTGATCGAGGCGATGCGCCGGATGTCCATGCGGACCGACGAATAGAACTTGAGCGCGTTCCCGCCGGAGGTCGTCTCCGGGTTTCCGAACATCACGCCGATCTTCATGCGGATCTGGTTCGAGAAGAGAATGCACGTGTGCGACTTCGACGTGATCCCGGCGAGCTTGCGGAGCGCCTGCGACATGAGCCGAGCCTGCAGCCCCACATGTTGATCACCCATCTCCCCTTCGATCTCCGCGCGCGGAACGAGAGCCGCGACGGAATCGATCGCGATCACGTCGATCGCCCCCGACCGGACGAGCATCTCGGTGATCTCGAGCGCCTGCTCCCCCGTGTCCGGCTGGGAGACGAGAAGGGAATCGACGTCGACGCCGAGCTTCCGGGCGTAGGCCGGATCGAGCGCGTGCTCCGCGTCGATGAACGCGGCCATCCCGCCCGCCCTCTGCGCGTTCGCGATGATGTGGAGGATCAGCGTGGTCTTGCCTGATGCTTCGGGTCCGAATA containing:
- the recA gene encoding recombinase RecA — its product is MPSKTEKPKKEEKTKVGPEAETSRALESTLAQIEKQYGKGSIMRLGVDGVTQEIRVIPTGSLSLDIALGAGGVPRGRVIEVFGPEASGKTTLILHIIANAQRAGGMAAFIDAEHALDPAYARKLGVDVDSLLVSQPDTGEQALEITEMLVRSGAIDVIAIDSVAALVPRAEIEGEMGDQHVGLQARLMSQALRKLAGITSKSHTCILFSNQIRMKIGVMFGNPETTSGGNALKFYSSVRMDIRRIASIKSGEEVVGNRTKVKVVKNKIAPPFRVAEFDIMYGEGISREGDLIDLGIQHEVLQKTGTWISFGEERIGQGRENAKRFLKDYPEVADNIETMLREKTGLLRPAAEREKDGKEEPREE